In Salinibacterium sp. dk2585, a single window of DNA contains:
- a CDS encoding class I SAM-dependent methyltransferase: MANEHYFSAEPESELKLRPLTVNLAGLPRTLTTAGGVFSPDRIDVGTQVLLANTPPPPPGGHLLDLGSGWGPIALTMALESPHATVWAVDVNERALDLVRRNAETLGLSNVNAVLPQDVPDDVTFMGIRSNPPIRVGKNVLHDMLLHWLPRLEAAADAWLVVQKNLGSDSLQRWMEGALPTGFAVTRAATNKGFRVLRVRRR, translated from the coding sequence ATGGCCAACGAGCACTACTTCTCCGCAGAACCGGAGAGTGAGCTCAAACTACGCCCGCTGACTGTGAACCTCGCGGGGTTGCCCCGCACACTCACGACCGCAGGTGGAGTGTTTAGTCCCGATCGCATCGACGTTGGGACCCAGGTGCTTCTTGCCAATACTCCCCCTCCGCCGCCGGGAGGACACCTGCTGGATCTTGGCAGCGGTTGGGGCCCGATCGCCCTCACGATGGCGCTCGAATCACCTCACGCAACCGTCTGGGCAGTCGACGTGAACGAGCGTGCGCTCGACCTCGTGCGCCGAAATGCCGAGACCCTCGGCCTGTCGAATGTGAACGCAGTGCTGCCCCAGGATGTTCCCGACGACGTGACCTTCATGGGCATCCGCTCGAACCCGCCCATCAGGGTGGGCAAGAACGTGCTCCACGACATGCTGCTGCACTGGCTGCCGCGGCTCGAGGCGGCAGCCGACGCCTGGCTCGTCGTGCAGAAGAATCTCGGTTCCGACTCTCTGCAGCGCTGGATGGAAGGCGCACTGCCCACGGGATTCGCCGTCACCAGGGCGGCCACAAACAAGGGCTTCCGCGTACTCCGCGTTCGCCGACGCTGA
- the dapF gene encoding diaminopimelate epimerase: MPEIHFTKGHGTGNDFVLFADPDGTIELSPEQLAAIADRRFGVGGDGVIRAVRSSKLPEGAAALAEDDAAEWFMDYHNADGSPSEMCGNGIRVFAEYLTANGLVELGRNDTLTVGTRAGVRDLQRNQRGFQVDLGRWRLDGSDPLVRTAGVPVARPGLGINVGNPHVVVALSSKDELDAADLSVPPVLEPEAPDGANVEFVVPHDPLVVDGIGHITMRVHERGSGETLSCGTGAAAAALATRHWAGAGAPDHWRVDVPGGSLGVRMWAAEDGEHVSLSGPAVLVFEGDLSV; the protein is encoded by the coding sequence ATGCCTGAGATCCATTTCACCAAGGGGCACGGCACGGGCAATGACTTCGTGCTGTTCGCCGACCCAGACGGCACGATCGAGCTGAGCCCCGAACAGCTCGCCGCGATCGCCGACCGACGCTTCGGCGTGGGTGGCGACGGCGTGATCCGGGCGGTCCGCTCGTCCAAGCTTCCGGAGGGGGCGGCTGCCCTCGCTGAGGATGACGCTGCCGAGTGGTTCATGGACTACCACAATGCGGATGGTTCACCGTCGGAGATGTGTGGCAACGGCATCCGTGTCTTCGCGGAGTACCTCACGGCAAACGGTCTCGTCGAGCTTGGACGCAATGACACGCTGACGGTTGGCACGCGGGCTGGAGTGCGCGACCTCCAGCGCAACCAGCGCGGCTTCCAGGTCGACCTCGGCCGCTGGCGCCTCGACGGTTCCGATCCCCTCGTCCGCACGGCAGGCGTGCCCGTCGCGCGTCCCGGCCTCGGCATCAATGTCGGCAACCCGCATGTCGTCGTGGCGTTGTCATCGAAGGACGAGCTGGATGCCGCAGATCTTTCTGTCCCGCCCGTCCTGGAACCCGAGGCGCCGGATGGGGCGAACGTCGAGTTCGTCGTACCGCACGACCCGCTCGTCGTGGATGGCATAGGGCACATCACGATGCGGGTGCACGAGCGTGGGAGCGGCGAGACCCTCTCCTGCGGCACGGGTGCCGCGGCGGCTGCGCTTGCAACGCGTCACTGGGCGGGCGCCGGCGCTCCAGACCACTGGCGCGTTGACGTGCCGGGTGGGTCACTCGGCGTGCGGATGTGGGCGGCTGAGGACGGCGAGCACGTCTCGCTGAGTGGTCCAGCGGTGCTGGTCTTCGAGGGAGACCTCAGCGTCTGA
- a CDS encoding regulatory protein RecX, with product MSSSSGDGGGHLAPVTYLPGARADAEWAVPGVDEAPRDAPQVPERQAKRASNVSLAGLGRRNMSRWELENLLRSRDLDDEAIEYELGRLEAVGLVDDAALAETLVRTQHERKGLGRQAIVAELRRRHIEQEIIDAALESLGRDDERERAIELAEKRASQLQSYDHETAKRRLTGFLQRKGYSSEVIRDAVDRALGSPRSRPGGVRFR from the coding sequence GTGTCCTCCAGCAGCGGTGACGGGGGCGGGCATCTCGCCCCCGTCACCTACCTCCCGGGCGCACGCGCCGACGCAGAGTGGGCGGTGCCCGGGGTCGACGAGGCGCCGCGCGACGCGCCGCAGGTTCCTGAGCGCCAGGCGAAGCGCGCGTCCAATGTGAGTCTCGCGGGACTCGGCCGTCGCAACATGTCTCGCTGGGAGCTCGAAAACCTCCTGCGCTCGAGAGACCTTGACGATGAGGCGATCGAGTACGAGCTCGGCCGGCTCGAGGCGGTGGGCCTGGTCGATGATGCTGCCCTCGCAGAGACCCTCGTGCGCACGCAGCACGAGCGCAAAGGGCTCGGCAGGCAGGCGATCGTGGCGGAGCTCCGGCGCAGGCACATCGAGCAGGAGATCATCGACGCAGCGCTCGAGTCGCTGGGGCGAGATGACGAGCGTGAGCGTGCCATCGAGCTCGCCGAGAAGCGCGCCTCCCAGTTGCAGTCCTATGACCATGAGACCGCCAAGCGCCGCCTGACCGGCTTCCTCCAGCGCAAGGGCTACTCGTCCGAGGTCATCCGCGACGCTGTCGACCGGGCCCTCGGGTCGCCGCGCTCCCGCCCGGGAGGCGTGCGCTTCCGCTGA
- the miaA gene encoding tRNA (adenosine(37)-N6)-dimethylallyltransferase MiaA, with protein MAEQPPLIAIVGATGTGKSELSLEVAERIADAGGSAEIVNGDAMQLYRGMDIGTAKIPLGERRGVPHHMFDVLDVDEEASVAAFQEQARAAVTEIAERGATPILVGGSGLYISSVLFDFRFPGTDASVRERLEVELEAAGPGALFRRLQERDPDAAKSIGPHNGRRIVRALEVIEITGEPFGAGLPEDAPWWPDTRILGLTAPRDVLVQRLDARVEGMWRSGMLDEVESLMAAGIERGVTAQRAIGYAQAIAQLRGELSREAAIEQTQALTRRYARRQVGWFRRYRSALWLEHDNPERADAAAVRALAGTTAHVSLDNA; from the coding sequence GTGGCCGAGCAGCCGCCCCTGATCGCGATCGTCGGTGCGACCGGCACAGGCAAGAGCGAACTCTCGCTGGAGGTGGCCGAACGGATCGCGGATGCCGGGGGTTCGGCCGAGATCGTCAACGGCGACGCCATGCAGCTCTACCGCGGCATGGACATCGGCACGGCGAAGATTCCCCTAGGGGAGCGTCGAGGTGTCCCGCATCACATGTTCGACGTGCTCGACGTCGACGAGGAGGCGAGTGTCGCCGCCTTCCAGGAGCAGGCACGCGCGGCCGTGACGGAGATCGCGGAGCGAGGCGCGACGCCGATTCTCGTGGGAGGCTCGGGACTCTACATCTCCTCGGTGCTCTTCGACTTCCGGTTTCCTGGCACGGATGCCAGCGTGCGCGAGCGCCTCGAGGTCGAGCTTGAGGCGGCCGGCCCCGGTGCGCTGTTCCGACGGCTGCAGGAGCGCGACCCCGACGCGGCAAAGTCGATCGGGCCGCACAATGGTCGACGCATCGTGAGGGCCCTCGAGGTGATCGAGATCACGGGGGAGCCTTTCGGCGCGGGCCTCCCGGAGGACGCTCCCTGGTGGCCCGACACGCGCATCCTGGGCCTCACGGCGCCGCGCGACGTGCTCGTGCAGCGACTCGATGCCCGTGTGGAAGGCATGTGGCGCTCCGGCATGCTCGATGAGGTCGAGTCGCTCATGGCCGCGGGAATCGAGCGCGGCGTCACGGCACAGCGCGCAATCGGCTACGCGCAGGCGATCGCCCAACTGCGGGGCGAGCTTTCCCGTGAGGCCGCGATCGAGCAGACTCAGGCGCTCACCCGACGCTACGCACGGCGGCAGGTGGGCTGGTTCCGCCGCTATCGTTCGGCGCTGTGGCTCGAGCACGACAACCCGGAGAGGGCCGATGCCGCGGCTGTCCGCGCACTGGCCGGCACAACCGCGCACGTATCCTTGGACAATGCCTGA
- the miaB gene encoding tRNA (N6-isopentenyl adenosine(37)-C2)-methylthiotransferase MiaB — translation MTTLAPSLASPQGTSPRTYEVRTYGCQMNVHDSERLSGSLEAAGYVRADGTEADVVVINTCAVRENADNKLYGNLGQLASIKRRHEGMQIAVGGCLAQKDKNVILEKAPWVDVVFGTHNMGSLPTLLERARHNGKAEIEILESLEVFPSTLPTRRESTHSGWVSISVGCNNTCTFCIVPALRGKEKDRRPGDILAEVQALVDDGAIEVTLLGQNVNSYGVEFGDRQAFSKLLRATGEIDGLERVRFTSPHPAAFTDDVIHAMAETPNVMPQLHMPLQSGSDRVLKAMRRSYRSERFLGILDRVRDRIPHAAISTDIIVGFPGETEEDFQETLRVVQQARFASAFTFQYSIRPGTPAATMPDQVPKAVVQERYERLVELQDRISWEENQKLVGTTVNVMVSAEGTKDAQTHRLSGRAEDSRLVHFALPQDSPTPRPGDIVTVVVSDAKPFYLIADAAAGTAPSIRRTRSGDAWDRAEAASCGVPASAASGTSTPGRVSLGLPSLRVATVPIYDSADGER, via the coding sequence ATGACCACGCTCGCTCCGTCCCTCGCATCGCCCCAGGGCACATCGCCGCGCACCTACGAGGTGCGCACCTATGGGTGCCAGATGAACGTCCACGACTCAGAGCGGCTCAGTGGTTCCCTCGAAGCGGCGGGCTACGTGCGGGCTGACGGCACGGAAGCGGATGTCGTCGTCATCAACACCTGCGCTGTGCGGGAGAACGCCGACAACAAGCTGTACGGCAACCTTGGCCAGCTCGCCTCGATCAAGCGTCGCCACGAGGGGATGCAGATCGCCGTGGGTGGCTGCCTCGCGCAAAAGGACAAGAACGTCATCCTTGAGAAGGCCCCCTGGGTCGATGTCGTCTTCGGCACGCACAACATGGGGTCCCTCCCCACGCTCCTCGAGCGCGCGCGGCACAACGGCAAGGCCGAGATCGAGATCCTCGAGTCGCTCGAGGTGTTCCCCTCGACGCTCCCGACGCGGCGTGAATCGACCCACAGCGGCTGGGTCTCCATCTCCGTCGGCTGCAACAACACCTGCACCTTCTGCATCGTGCCGGCGCTGCGCGGTAAGGAGAAGGATCGCCGTCCCGGCGACATCCTCGCTGAGGTACAGGCGCTCGTGGACGACGGCGCGATCGAGGTCACGCTGCTCGGCCAGAACGTCAACTCCTACGGCGTCGAGTTCGGCGACCGGCAGGCCTTCAGTAAGCTCCTTCGTGCGACGGGGGAGATCGACGGGCTCGAGCGCGTGCGCTTCACGAGTCCGCATCCTGCCGCATTCACTGACGACGTGATCCACGCCATGGCGGAGACGCCCAACGTCATGCCACAGCTCCACATGCCCCTCCAATCGGGCTCCGACCGCGTCCTCAAGGCGATGCGTCGCAGCTACCGCTCGGAGCGCTTCCTCGGCATCCTCGACCGCGTGCGTGATCGCATCCCGCACGCCGCGATCTCGACCGACATCATCGTGGGCTTCCCGGGGGAGACAGAGGAGGACTTCCAGGAGACGCTTCGCGTGGTCCAGCAGGCGCGCTTCGCCTCTGCATTCACCTTCCAGTATTCAATCCGGCCTGGCACGCCCGCGGCCACTATGCCCGACCAGGTGCCCAAGGCTGTCGTGCAGGAGCGCTACGAGCGGCTTGTCGAGCTGCAGGACCGCATCTCCTGGGAGGAGAACCAGAAGCTCGTCGGCACCACGGTCAACGTCATGGTCTCGGCCGAGGGCACGAAGGACGCGCAGACGCACCGGCTCTCCGGTCGCGCCGAGGACAGCCGTCTCGTGCACTTCGCGCTGCCCCAGGACTCGCCGACGCCGCGCCCCGGTGACATCGTGACGGTCGTCGTGAGCGACGCCAAGCCCTTCTACCTCATTGCGGATGCCGCGGCGGGAACAGCCCCGAGCATCCGACGCACCCGTTCCGGCGATGCGTGGGACCGTGCCGAGGCGGCTTCGTGCGGCGTGCCCGCGTCGGCGGCCTCGGGCACGAGCACGCCGGGGCGGGTCTCGCTTGGCCTGCCGTCGCTCCGCGTGGCGACCGTGCCGATCTACGACTCGGCTGACGGAGAGCGCTGA